A genomic region of Seriola aureovittata isolate HTS-2021-v1 ecotype China chromosome 21, ASM2101889v1, whole genome shotgun sequence contains the following coding sequences:
- the slc35g1 gene encoding solute carrier family 35 member G1: MGDCNHCTHERALSVEDDITVVFHKVDSHGKNSDGDDHDECGDDERTAERVHLQRNCHVLCHYGEDAEERGEARGSEDSQEGSEKKTLCPPAFCVRNKPASSRDGSAREEKPKGCSGLGLFYAFLSTVFFSIIAVLVKTIQGVHAIEISAIRCFFQMLFVMPLLIYHKTGFLGPRDKRIFLVLRGFIGSNAMILLFYAVQQMPLADATVIMFSNPVFTSLLAWIFLKERCTIWDCVFTVFTITGVILIARPPFLFGGHLRGIEGNYTNHIKGTIAAFAGAIAAAFTFVVLRKMGKSVHYYLSVWYYAVIGFIECIITVSVLGEWKIPFCGRDRWLLMLIAVLGIAGQSFLTKALQIEKAGPVALMRTVDVVLAFIFQFIFFNRAPTLWSLGGALCVVMSTSGVAVRKWYSSSRKS, encoded by the exons ATGGGCGACTGTAACCACTGTACACACGAGCGGGCTTTATCCGTAGAGGACGACATTACTGTGGTGTTTCACAAAGTTGACAGCCATGGCAAGAACAGCGACGGCGACGACCACGACGAGTGTGGCGACGATGAACGGACAGCAGAGCGGGTTCACTTGCAAAGAAACTGTCATGTGTTGTGCCATTATGGTGAAGATGCTGAGGAAAGGGGGGAAGCGCGAGGGAGCGAGGATTCACAGGAAGGCAGCGAGAAGAAAACGCTGTGTCCGCCTGCGTTTTGCGTCAGGAACAAGCCCGCATCATCCCGAGACGGAAGCGCACGTGAAG AAAAACCAAAGGGATGTTCGGGTCTTGGTTTGTTCTATGCTTTCTTGTCCACAGTTTTCTTCTCCATCATTGCCGTCTTGGTGAAAACCATCCAGGGAGTGCACGCCATAGAAATCAGCGCCATACGCTGCTTCTTCCAGATGCTCTTTGTTATGCCATTACTCATCTACCACAA gacAGGTTTCCTCGGACCCAGAGATAAACGTATATTTCTGGTACTTCGGGGTTTCATTGGTTCCAATGCCATGATCCTGCTCTTCTATGCTGTTCAGCAGATGCCATTAGCAGATGCCACCGTCATCATGTTCAG TAATCCAGTCTTTACCTCACTCCTGGCTTGGATCTTCTTGAAGGAGAGATGTACAATCTGGGACTGtgtcttcactgtcttcaccaTCACTGGAGTCATACTTATCGCCCGGCCACCATTCCTCTTTGGTGGTCATCTACGTGGCATTGAGGGCAACTACACCAACCACATAAAGGGGACTATTGCTGCATTTGCAG GAGCGATCGCTGCTGCTTTTACGTTTGTTGTCCTTCGCAAGATGGGGAAGAGCGTACATTACTACCTCTCTGTTTGGTACTATGCTGTAATCGGTTTCATCGAGTGCATCATCACTGTATCCGTCCTTGGGGAATGGAAAATCCCGTTCTGTGGCCGTGATCGCTGGTTGCTGATGTTGATCGCTGTCCTGGGTATTGCTGGTCAGTCCTTCCTGACGAAGGCCCTGCAGATCGAGAAGGCCGGACCTGTTGCCCTGATGAGGACTGTGGATGTGGTGCTGGCGTTCATCttccagtttattttctttaaccGTGCACCGACCTTGTGGAGCCTCGGAGGGGCGCTGTGCGTAGTGATGAGCACTAGTGGAGTAGCAGTTAGGAAGTGGTACAGTAGCTCTCGCAAGAGCTGA
- the lgi1b gene encoding leucine-rich glioma-inactivated protein 1b: MGYPGRAVRGWRGWKGWTLLVWVAAVSLLSADGRRVRQPRCPAGCICTKDNALCENVRSVPHTFPSDVVSLSFVKSGFHEINGGSFVHTPALQLLLFTANSFDLIDEDAFLGLPHLEYLFIENNKIASISPFAFRGLKALIHLSLAYNNLETLPKDVFKGMDALTKVDLRGNSLICDCKLKWLVEWMHNTNATLDQIYCSGPPIHQGKKINDLLPHSFDCITAEFASYQSLKFESISVEAFSFGEDQYVVFPQPFAGTCSFLEWDHVEMTFRTYDTIESTSTVVCKPMVIDNHLFVIVAQLFGGSHIYKRDTSANKFIKIQDIDILKIRKPNDVETFMIDGESFFVIADSSKAGSTTVYKWNGNGFYSHQSLHPWYRDTDVEYLEISNKPHLILSSSSQRPVVYQWNRGQKQFDRRTDIPEMEDVFSVKHFRVQGDLFICLTRFIGDSKVMRWDGAMFKEVQTFPSRGSMVFQPVSIGKWQYAILGSDYSLTQVYQWDTKRGQFVPSQELNIQAPRAFSVVSIDDRVFLLASSFKGKTQIYEHLMIDLSN, from the exons ATGGGATACCCGGGCAGAGCagtgagaggatggagagggtGGAAAGGATGGACGCTCTTGGTTTGGGTCGCCGCTGTCAGCTTGCTTTCAGCAGACGGACGGAGAGTGAGGCAGCCCAGATGTCCCGCTGGATGTATTTGCACCAAAGATAATGCCCTGTGTGAGAATGTCCGATCCGTGCCTCACACTTTCCCCTCCGACGTCGTTTCACT ATCTTTTGTCAAGTCTGGATTTCATGAAATCAACGGGGGAAGCTTTGTTCACACTCCTGCCCTGCAACTGCT GTTGTTCACAGCAAACTCCTTTGACCTCATTGATGAAGATGCATTCCTGGGTTTACCACATCTTGAATATCT ATTtattgaaaataacaaaattgcATCAATATCTCCATTTGCGTTCCGGGGCCTGAAAGCACTGATACATCT GAGTCTGGCATACAACAATCTTGAGACGCTGCCCAAGGATGTCTTCAAGGGCATGGACGCTTTGACTAAAGT GGATTTGCGAGGCAACAGCCTGATATGTGACTGCAAGCTAAAGTGGCTGGTGGAGTGGATGCACAACACTAACGCCACCCTGGATCAGATCTACTGCAGCGGCCCACCCATTCACCAGGGGAAGAAGATCAATGACCTGCTGCCACACTCTTTTGACTGCATCACAGCAG AGTTTGCCTCCTATCAGTCACTGAAGTTCGAGTCCATTTCAGTGGAGGCCTTCAGCTTTGGCGAAGATCAGTATGTTGTGTTCCCCCAACCCTTTGCTGGGACGTGCAGCTTCCTCGAATGGGATCACGTTGAGATGACCTTCAGAACCTATGACACCATTGaaa GCACCTCCACTGTGGTGTGCAAGCCCATGGTGATCGACAACCACCTCTTTGTCATCGTGGCCCAGTTGTTTGGGGGCTCACACATTTACAAACGTGACACCTCTGCTAACAAATTCATCAAGATCCAGGACATTGACATCCTGAAGATTCGTAAACCCAACGACGTGGAGACGTTCATGATCGATGGGGAGTCTTTCTTCGTCATCGCTGACAGCTCTAAg GCCGGCTCCACAACAGTGTACAAATGGAACGGGAATGGCTTTTACTCGCACCAATCACTCCACCCGTGGTACCGGGACACAGATGTAGAATATCTGGAGATCTCCAACAAACCCCACCTGATCCTGTCCAGCAGCTCCCAGAGACCTGTTGTGTACCAGTGGAACAGGGGTCAGAAACAGTTTGACCGCCGCACTGACATACCAGAGATGGAGGACGTCTTCTCTGTCAAACACTTTCGGGTCCAAG GTGATCTGTTTATATGCTTAACAAGATTCATCGGGGACTCCAAGGTGATGCGCTGGGACGGTGCCATGTTCAAGGAGGTCCAGACATTTCCCTCCCGTGGTTCTATGGTGTTCCAGCCTGTCTCCATCGGCAAGTGGCAGTATGCCATCTTGGGCAGCGATTATTCACTGACGCAGGTCTACCAGTGGGACACCAAGAGGGGTCAGTTTGTCCCATCTCAGGAGCTGAATATCCAGGCGCCTCGAGCATTTTCTGTGGTTTCCATTGACGACCGAGTGTTCCTGCTCGCATCCAGCTTCAAGGGAAAAACTCAGATATATGAGCACCTCATGATTGATTTGAGTAACTAA